A DNA window from Daucus carota subsp. sativus chromosome 3, DH1 v3.0, whole genome shotgun sequence contains the following coding sequences:
- the LOC108213528 gene encoding LOB domain-containing protein 16, whose translation MATSGTSSPCGACKFLRRKCASDCIFAPYFTSEQGPARFAAIHKVFGASNVSKMLVNIPVADRCEAVVTIAYEAQARIRDPVYGCVSHIYALQQQVASLQSQVNQVKSLMAQGLMDSRNEENPWQPGNPLTATTNHYPGYNFMNNNYVSPQSSPDSINHYQDNKEGVMSLDDIQNRYNRLVSLQGQGESCGYGRKRASGNIDQLGELQELASRMMNK comes from the exons ATGGCGACCTCAGGGACAAGCTCTCCCTGTGGTGCATGCAAGTTTTTGAGGAGAAAGTGTGCTAGTGATTGTATTTTTGCTCCTTATTTCACTTCTGAACAAGGGCCTGCTAGGTTTGCGGCTATTCATAAGGTGTTTGGTGCTAGCAATGTCTCGAAAATGCTGGTTAATATTCCGGTGGCGGATCGGTGTGAGGCGGTGGTTACGATTGCGTATGAGGCGCAGGCGAGGATTAGGGATCCGGTGTATGGGTGTGTTTCTCATATTTATGCCTTGCAACAACAG GTGGCAAGTTTACAATCACAAGTGAACCAAGTAAAATCCCTAATGGCACAAGGCCTAATGGATTCAAGAAACGAAGAAAATCCATGGCAACCAGGAAATCCCTTAACCGCAACGACAAATCATTATCCGGGATACAATTTCATGAACAATAATTATGTTTCACCGCAGAGCTCACCAGACTCGATAAATCACTACCAAGACAACAAAGAAGGGGTGATGAGCTTGGATGACATTCAAAACCGATACAATCGATTAGTATCATTGCAAGGTCAAGGTGAGTCGTGTGGCTATGGGAGGAAGAGAGCTTCTGGGAATATTGATCAGTTGGGTGAGCTTCAAGAACTGGCTAGTAGAATGATGAATAAGTAA
- the LOC108210742 gene encoding cellulose synthase-like protein G2 isoform X2 — translation MSSTTSLLHKTTVHHRLAAANRAHILLHLLLILSIFYYRFSTYIDIEATTSFYANFSTFAWLCMVVAELILTLVWLFSQSFRWRPLSRSVFPENLSGEKDLPGLDIFVCTADPSKEPTLEVMNTVISAMCLDYPPEKLAVYLSDDGGAAVTLHGMREAAAFARWWVPFCRKYGVETRAPGAYFSGRSGGDECQHGDEFGDEEKEIKLRYEHFKKLVENGDGTQVDDVNSISGDGRPPLVEVIHDNRGNNDENAAKMPLLVYVSRERRPSYPHRFKAGALNSLLRVSGILSNGPYVVVLDCDMYCNDPASAKQAMCLHLDPNMSSKLAFVQFPQVFYNVTKNDIYDGQARSAFKTKWQGMDGLMGPVLTGSGYYLKRKALYGSPDQEDTYLHQPDASCFGDSNMFIASINEALGKAEASTEELLHEAHLLASCSFEKGTKWGSEIGYSYDCLLESTFTGYYMQCKGWTSMYLYPKIPAFLGCAAIDMKDGLIQLRKWNGNLLELGFSKFSPLTYALSSRMSFLHSMCYAYFSFQPLWAISFLIYGIVPQFCFARGIPVFPKVNDAWFIAFLALWLSSLLQHMYEVFSSGGTLRTWWNEQRIWVIKVVAGSLFGCIDCIMKKIGNSKTVFRLTNKAIAKEKVENYEKGKFDFEGAQVFMVPMVGLVIWNLVCLIGGLWSILDKGNVSEMFGQLLLSTFLLLVSYPIIEGIVTRKGKGKM, via the exons atgtcTTCCACCACCTCACTCCTCCACAAGACCACCGTGCACCACCGTCTCGCCGCCGCGAACAGAGCTCACATCCTCCTCCACCTCCTCCTCATTTTATCCATTTTCTACTACCGTTTCTCGACTTATATCGATATCGAGGCTACGACGTCGTTTTACGCCAACTTTTCGACGTTTGCATGGCTTTGCATGGTGGTAGCCGAGCTCATACTAACCCTAGTTTGGCTCTTTAGCCAGTCTTTCCGGTGGCGGCCGCTCTCCCGGAGCGTCTTCCCGGAAAATCTCTCCGGCGAGAAAGACCTGCCGGGCCTCGATATTTTCGTGTGCACGGCCGACCCGAGTAAGGAACCAACCCTAGAAGTGATGAACACGGTGATTTCCGCCATGTGTTTGGATTATCCGCCGGAGAAACTCGCGGTTTATCTCTCGGATGACGGCGGCGCCGCCGTGACTCTGCATGGGATGAGAGAAGCGGCCGCGTTTGCAAGGTGGTGGGTCCCGTTTTGCAGGAAGTATGGCGTGGAAACGAGGGCTCCCGGAGCTTACTTTTCCGGCAGGAGCGGCGGCGATGAATGTCAACATGGTGATGAGtttggagatgaagaaaaagaaataaag TTAAGGTACGAGCATTTCAAGAAATTGGTCGAAAACGGAGACGGTACGCAAGTCGACGACGTCAATAGCATCTCCGGCGACGGCCGACCACCTTTAGTTGAG GTGATTCATGACAACAGAGGCAACAATGATGAGAATGCTGCAAAGATGCCGCTGCTTGTCTACGTCTCTCGCGAAAGAAGGCCATCCTATCCTCATCGCTTCAAGGCCGGAGCTCTCAACAGCCTT CTTCGAGTTTCAGGAATTTTGAGCAATGGCCCTTATGTTGTGGTACTAGACTGTGATATGTATTGCAATGATCCGGCCTCAGCTAAACAAGCAATGTGCTTGCATTTGGATCCAAATATGTCTTCTAAGCTAGCATTTGTTCAGTTTCCGCAAGTCTTTTACAATGTCACCAAGAATGACATCTACGATGGCCAAGCCAGATCTGCCTTTAAG acCAAGTGGCAAGGTATGGACGGATTAATGGGACCGGTTCTGACAGGCAGCGGGTATTATTTAAAGAGAAAGGCATTATATGGAAGCCCTGATCAAGAAG ATACTTATCTCCATCAACCCGATGCTTCGTGTTTTGGTGATTCAAACATGTTCATTGCATCAATCAATGAAGCTCTGGGGAAGGCAGAAGCCTCAACAGAGGAGCTGCTACATGAGGCACATTTATTGGCAAGTTGCAGCTTTGAGAAGGGAACAAAATGGGGTTCTGAG atagGCTATTCATATGATTGCTTGCTAGAAAGCACTTTTACCGGGTATTATATGCAATGCAAAGGATGGACATCAATGTACTTGTACCCGAAAATCCCAGCTTTTCTAGGTTGTGCTGCAATCGATATGAAAGATGGACTGATTCAACTAAGAAAATGGAATGGGAATCTTTTAGAACTCGGTTTCTCAAAATTCAGTCCTCTTACATATGCACTCTCATCAAGAATGTCCTTCCTCCATAGTATGTGTTACGCGTACTTCTCCTTCCAGCCCCTCTGGGCCATTTCATTCCTGATATACGGCATTGTTCCTCAGTTCTGCTTTGCCAGAGGCATCCCTGTTTTTCCAAAG GTAAACGATGCATGGTTTATTGCATTTCTAGCTCTATGGCTATCCTCACTTCTGCAACACATGTACGAGGTTTTCAGCAGTGGAGGCACACTAAGAACATGGTGGAATGAGCAAAGAATCTGGGTAATAAAAGTAGTGGCTGGAAGCTTATTCGGATGCATCGACTGcataatgaagaagattggcaATTCAAAAACCGTCTTCAGGCTGACAAACAAAGCAATCGCGAAAGAGAAAGTTGAGAATTATGAGAAGGGGAAATTCGACTTTGAGGGTGCTCAAGTGTTCATGGTTCCTATGGTAGGACTGGTCATTTGGAACTTGGTTTGTTTGATAGGGGGCTTATGGAGCATCCTCGACAAGGGAAATGTAAGTGAAATGTTTGGACAACTTTTACTCTCAACTTTTCTTTTGCTTGTTAGTTATCCTATTATTGAAGGAATTGTTACTAGGAAAGGCAAGGGAAAGATGTGa
- the LOC108214980 gene encoding deoxyhypusine hydroxylase-B, whose amino-acid sequence MEFLDDSSFKVSAEMEELLCERLLDQNQPISERFRALFSLRNLKGPVPRKALIQATRDPSNLLAHEAAFALGQMQDVEAIPALENVLNDMSLHPIVRHEAAEALGAIGLRSNIPLLKNSLDRDPAQEVRETCELALSRIEELPNGSENVDSSATGASPFLSVDPAAPSGSPVHQLREVLLNEDKKMYERYSALFGLRNNGGNEAISAIVKSLGANSALLRHEVAYVLGQLQNKTATDALSGVLKDVHEHPMVRHEAAEALGSIADGQCIALLEEFVQDPEPIVSQSCEVALSMLEFEKAGKTFEYLFMQTPKVPQA is encoded by the exons ATGGAGTTTTTGGATGATTCGAGCTTCAAAGTATCAGCAGAGATGGAGGAATTGCTTTGTGAGAGACTCTTGGATCAGAATCAACCTATTTCTGAGCGTTTTAGAGCTCTTTTCTCTCTCCGTAATCTTAAGGGGCCTGTGCCCAGAAAGGCCCTTATTCAag CAACAAGGGATCCCTCAAATCTACTGGCACACGAGGCTGCATTTGCCCTGGGACAAATGCAAGATGTTGAAGCTATCCCTGCTCTGGAAAATGTTCTTAATGATATGTCATTGCATCCTATTGTGCGCCATGAG GCTGCTGAAGCTCTTGGTGCTATTGGTTTGCGGAGTAACATTCCACTCCTAAAGAACAGTTTGGATAGAGATCCAGCTCAAGAAGTCAGGGAGACATGTGAACTGGCTCTTAGTCGGATTGAGGAATTGCCAAATGGTAGTGAAAATGTTGATTCATCTGCAACTGGTGCATCACCCTTTCTCTCAGTTGACCCAGCTGCTCCTTCTGGTTCTCCTGTACACCAATTACG GGAAGTTCTTTTAAACGAAGACAAGAAAATGTATGAGCGGTATTCAGCTCTTTTTGGGCTTCGAAATAATGGTGGAAATGAAGCCATTTCTGCTATTGTCAAATCTCTAGGTGCAAACAGTGCTCTTCTTCGACATGAG GTCGCCTATGTCTTGGGCCAACTACAAAATAAAACTGCTACAGATGCACTCTCCGGTGTACTGAAGGATGTTCATGAGCATCCAATGGTTAGACATGAAGCAGCTGAAGCTCTTGGTTCTATAGCAG ATGGCCAATGTATAGCTCTTTTAGAGGAATTTGTACAAGATCCAGAGCCTATTGTTTCACAGAGCTGTGAAGTTGCTCTCAGCATGCTTGAGTTCGAAAAAGCGGGAAAAACCTTTGAG TATCTCTTCATGCAGACACCTAAAGTACCGCAAGCTTGA
- the LOC108210742 gene encoding cellulose synthase-like protein G2 isoform X1, protein MSSTTSLLHKTTVHHRLAAANRAHILLHLLLILSIFYYRFSTYIDIEATTSFYANFSTFAWLCMVVAELILTLVWLFSQSFRWRPLSRSVFPENLSGEKDLPGLDIFVCTADPSKEPTLEVMNTVISAMCLDYPPEKLAVYLSDDGGAAVTLHGMREAAAFARWWVPFCRKYGVETRAPGAYFSGRSGGDECQHGDEFGDEEKEIKLRYEHFKKLVENGDGTQVDDVNSISGDGRPPLVEVIHDNRGNNDENAAKMPLLVYVSRERRPSYPHRFKAGALNSLLRVSGILSNGPYVVVLDCDMYCNDPASAKQAMCLHLDPNMSSKLAFVQFPQVFYNVTKNDIYDGQARSAFKTKWQGMDGLMGPVLTGSGYYLKRKALYGSPDQEDTYLHQPDASCFGDSNMFIASINEALGKAEASTEELLHEAHLLASCSFEKGTKWGSEIGYSYDCLLESTFTGYYMQCKGWTSMYLYPKIPAFLGCAAIDMKDGLIQLRKWNGNLLELGFSKFSPLTYALSSRMSFLHSMCYAYFSFQPLWAISFLIYGIVPQFCFARGIPVFPKVTDRWFIAFLALWLSSLLQHMYEVFTSGGTLRTWWNEQRIWVIKVVAGSLFGCIDCIMKKIGNSKTVFRLTNKAIAKEKVENYEKGKFDFEGAQVFMVPMVGLVIWNLICLIGGLWSVFDRGNASEMFGQLVLSTFLLLVSYPIIEGIVTRKGKGKM, encoded by the exons atgtcTTCCACCACCTCACTCCTCCACAAGACCACCGTGCACCACCGTCTCGCCGCCGCGAACAGAGCTCACATCCTCCTCCACCTCCTCCTCATTTTATCCATTTTCTACTACCGTTTCTCGACTTATATCGATATCGAGGCTACGACGTCGTTTTACGCCAACTTTTCGACGTTTGCATGGCTTTGCATGGTGGTAGCCGAGCTCATACTAACCCTAGTTTGGCTCTTTAGCCAGTCTTTCCGGTGGCGGCCGCTCTCCCGGAGCGTCTTCCCGGAAAATCTCTCCGGCGAGAAAGACCTGCCGGGCCTCGATATTTTCGTGTGCACGGCCGACCCGAGTAAGGAACCAACCCTAGAAGTGATGAACACGGTGATTTCCGCCATGTGTTTGGATTATCCGCCGGAGAAACTCGCGGTTTATCTCTCGGATGACGGCGGCGCCGCCGTGACTCTGCATGGGATGAGAGAAGCGGCCGCGTTTGCAAGGTGGTGGGTCCCGTTTTGCAGGAAGTATGGCGTGGAAACGAGGGCTCCCGGAGCTTACTTTTCCGGCAGGAGCGGCGGCGATGAATGTCAACATGGTGATGAGtttggagatgaagaaaaagaaataaag TTAAGGTACGAGCATTTCAAGAAATTGGTCGAAAACGGAGACGGTACGCAAGTCGACGACGTCAATAGCATCTCCGGCGACGGCCGACCACCTTTAGTTGAG GTGATTCATGACAACAGAGGCAACAATGATGAGAATGCTGCAAAGATGCCGCTGCTTGTCTACGTCTCTCGCGAAAGAAGGCCATCCTATCCTCATCGCTTCAAGGCCGGAGCTCTCAACAGCCTT CTTCGAGTTTCAGGAATTTTGAGCAATGGCCCTTATGTTGTGGTACTAGACTGTGATATGTATTGCAATGATCCGGCCTCAGCTAAACAAGCAATGTGCTTGCATTTGGATCCAAATATGTCTTCTAAGCTAGCATTTGTTCAGTTTCCGCAAGTCTTTTACAATGTCACCAAGAATGACATCTACGATGGCCAAGCCAGATCTGCCTTTAAG acCAAGTGGCAAGGTATGGACGGATTAATGGGACCGGTTCTGACAGGCAGCGGGTATTATTTAAAGAGAAAGGCATTATATGGAAGCCCTGATCAAGAAG ATACTTATCTCCATCAACCCGATGCTTCGTGTTTTGGTGATTCAAACATGTTCATTGCATCAATCAATGAAGCTCTGGGGAAGGCAGAAGCCTCAACAGAGGAGCTGCTACATGAGGCACATTTATTGGCAAGTTGCAGCTTTGAGAAGGGAACAAAATGGGGTTCTGAG atagGCTATTCATATGATTGCTTGCTAGAAAGCACTTTTACCGGGTATTATATGCAATGCAAAGGATGGACATCAATGTACTTGTACCCGAAAATCCCAGCTTTTCTAGGTTGTGCTGCAATCGATATGAAAGATGGACTGATTCAACTAAGAAAATGGAATGGGAATCTTTTAGAACTCGGTTTCTCAAAATTCAGTCCTCTTACATATGCACTCTCATCAAGAATGTCCTTCCTCCATAGTATGTGTTACGCGTACTTCTCCTTCCAGCCCCTCTGGGCCATTTCATTCCTGATATACGGCATTGTTCCTCAGTTCTGCTTTGCCAGAGGCATCCCTGTTTTTCCAAAG GTAACCGATAGATGGTTTATTGCATTTCTGGCTCTATGGCTATCCTCACTTCTGCAACACATGTACGAGGTTTTCACAAGTGGAGGCACACTAAGAACATGGTGGAATGAGCAAAGAATCTGGGTGATAAAAGTAGTGGCTGGAAGTTTATTTGGATGCATCGACTGcataatgaagaagattggcaATTCAAAAACCGTCTTCAGGCTGACAAACAAAGCCATCGCGAAAGAGAAAGTTGAGAATTATGAGAAGGGGAAGTTCGACTTTGAGGGTGCTCAGGTGTTCATGGTTCCTATGGTAGGCCTAGTTATCTGGAACTTAATTTGTTTGATAGGGGGCTTGTGGAGTGTTTTTGACAGGGGAAATGCAAGTGAAATGTTTGGACAACTTGTACTCTCAACTTTTCTTTTACTTGTTAGTTATCCTATTATTGAAGGAATTGTTACTAGGAAAGGTAAGGGAAAGATGTGA
- the LOC108211588 gene encoding uncharacterized protein LOC108211588 gives MSSSFLKRLVDNMDFSMKLLRKQKLYERVVYSVVNLCQSQWCKIDNFKSPVVREGKDGVEGPLRQCLGKKRDSRSETKKCSSDEDEVNSNGSNGGKSEIAWLTKKLEPALQLCRQALPSGIESENKIPPISRSITEIIASIQRSKLVFKDWSLSDLTLGLYLIYLQQASTNPLDDVQGVQISSESIVHDLIYHSELAKGAYRASVAGLAKKCMLRESNVYKFVKDSSVLRPGYYIGIDRRKKLVILGIRGTHTVYDLITDIVSSSHEELNSQGFPSHFGTAEAARWFLNHELDTIKNCLKQHEGFSLRLVGHSLGGATASLLAIMLRQKSSKELGFSPNVVSAIGYATPACISRELADSCSEYVTTIVMQDDIIPRLSVASLTRLRNEILQTDWTSVLEKEDWKNVVDVFTNAKQVVTSVQDVARKLVDYAKFRSQAELSDVPQESCSVSPTTKVAGRSGAINMKEAPLKMSDELFIPGTVYFLKRNVESHTCNRHGKGGEYFTLWKRNPGEHFRRILLSSNLISDHKCDSHYYALRDVLKGLPGPG, from the exons ATGTCTAGTAGCTTCTTGAAGCGTCTAGTTGACAACATGG ATTTTAGTATGAAGTTGCTGAGGAAGCAAAAATTGTATGAAAGGGTTGTATATAGTGTTGTTAATTTGTGTCAATCACAATGGTGTAAGATTGATAATTTTAAGTCCCCTGTTGTAAGAGAAGGAAAAGATGGTGTTGAAGGGCCTTTAAGGCAATGTTTGGGGAAGAAGAGGGACTCTCGGTCGGAGACGAAGAAATGTAgttcagatgaagatgaagtCAACAGTAATGGCAGTAATGGGGGGAAATCGGAAATTGCTTGGCTCACTAAAAAACTTGAACCAGCTTTGCAATTGTGTCGACAGGCGTTACCTTCAG GCATTGAATCTGAAAACAAAATCCCACCCATCAGTAGATCAATTACGGAAATTATTGCAAGCATTCAACGGAGCAAGCTTGTATTTAAGGATTGGAGCTTGAGTGATCTCACACTTGGATTATATCTTATATACCTCCAGCAAGCATCCACAAATCCGCTGGACGATGTTCAGGGCGTACAAATTTCTTCGGAATCAATT GTACATGATCTCATCTACCACTCAGAACTTGCAAAGGGAGCTTACAGGGCAAGTGTTGCAGGTCTTGCAAAGAAGTGCATGCTTCGAGAAAGTAATGTCTACAAATTTGTCAAAGATTCTAGTGTTTTGAGGCCAGGATACTATATAGGGATTGACAGACGTAAGAAACTTGTGATTCTTGGAATTCGTGGAACTCATACCGTGTACGATCTGATTACCGACATAGTTTCTTCTAGTCATGAAGAATTAAATTCCCAAGGGTTTCCAAGCCACTTTGGTACAGCTGAGGCCGCTCGTTGGTTTCTCAATCATGAGTTGGATACCATTAAGAATTGCCTTAAACAACATGAG GGTTTTAGTTTAAGGCTTGTTGGTCATTCCCTTGGTGGGGCTACAGCGTCGTTGTTGGCTATAATGCTCCGGCAAAAATCAAGTAAGGAGCTGGGGTTCAGTCCTAATGTTGTTTCTGCCATTGGGTATGCCACTCCAGCATGCATCTCTAGGGAGCTTGCTGATAGCTGCTCTGAATATGTCACAACCATTGTAATGCAG GATGATATAATTCCAAGGTTAAGTGTAGCTTCTTTAACGAGGTTGAGGAATGAGATTCTTCAGACTGATTG GACAAGTGTCCTGGAGAAAGAAGATTGGAAAAATGTGGTAGATGTGTTTACAAACGCAAAACAGGTTGTCACTTCTGTACAAGATGTAGCTCGAAAGCTTGTTGACTATGCCAAGTTCAGGAGCCAGGCAGAGCTTTCGG ATGTGCCTCAAGAATCATGCAGTGTTTCTCCAACTACCAAGGTAGCAGGGAGAAGTGGTGCAATTAACATGAAAGAGGCTCCCTTAAAGATGTCTGACGAGCTGTTTATACCTGGAACCGTTTATTTTCTGAAGAGGAATGTTGAAAGTCACACATGTAACAGACATGGCAAAGGTGGAGAATATTTCACACTTTGGAAGAGAAATCCTGGCGAACATTTTCGAAGGATACTGTTGTCTAGCAACTTAATTTCTGATCACAAGTGTGATAGCCACTATTATGCTCTTAGGGATGTACTCAAAGGTTTGCCCGGGCCTGGGTGA